The Sneathiella sp. P13V-1 genome includes a window with the following:
- a CDS encoding histidine triad nucleotide-binding protein encodes MAYDKENIFAKILRGEIPSNTVYEDDQILAFNDIAPKTPVHVLVIPKGEYIDMDDFAANASAAEIAHFFAKAGEIARGLGLHEGGYRLVTNNGENAGQIVPHFHIHLMGGQRIKEGSMARGMDGA; translated from the coding sequence ATGGCGTATGATAAAGAAAATATCTTTGCGAAAATCCTGCGAGGAGAGATCCCGAGTAATACGGTTTATGAGGATGATCAAATCCTTGCCTTTAATGACATCGCGCCGAAAACACCTGTCCATGTACTGGTTATTCCAAAGGGCGAGTATATCGATATGGACGATTTTGCCGCGAACGCATCTGCTGCTGAAATCGCACATTTCTTTGCAAAAGCAGGTGAGATTGCGCGCGGACTTGGTCTTCATGAAGGTGGCTACCGTCTGGTGACCAACAATGGTGAAAATGCCGGTCAGATCGTTCCGCATTTCCATATCCATCTTATGGGTGGACAGCGCATCAAAGAGGGAAGCATGGCCCGTGGTATGGACGGCGCCTAA
- a CDS encoding phosphoribosyl-ATP diphosphatase, with product MSETAEILDRLFETIAGRKSADPDSSYTAKLYAKGTSKIAQKVGEEGVELALAAVQNNRDEVISESADLFYHMFVLWADAGVEPSEIYAKLAEREGLSGLVEKASRKT from the coding sequence ATGAGTGAAACAGCAGAAATACTGGACCGGTTGTTTGAAACCATTGCAGGACGCAAATCTGCAGATCCGGACAGTTCTTACACTGCCAAACTTTACGCCAAGGGCACTTCCAAGATAGCCCAAAAGGTAGGCGAAGAGGGTGTGGAGCTGGCGCTGGCAGCAGTTCAGAATAACCGGGATGAAGTGATCAGCGAAAGCGCGGATCTTTTTTATCACATGTTTGTTCTTTGGGCCGATGCAGGGGTTGAGCCTTCAGAAATTTATGCCAAACTGGCAGAGCGGGAGGGCCTGTCCGGGCTCGTTGAGAAAGCCTCCCGCAAGACTTGA
- the hisF gene encoding imidazole glycerol phosphate synthase subunit HisF, with amino-acid sequence MLKARVIPCLDVKDGRVVKGVNFVDLIDAGDPVEQARIYDEQGADELCFLDITASSDNRETIYDVVRRTAEQCFMPLTVGGGVRTVEDVRKLLLAGADKVSINTAAVHNPEFVREAAEKFGSQCIVVAVDAKQVAPGKFEIFTHGGRNPTGIDAVEWAKKMADYGAGEILLTSMDRDGTREGFNIPLTSAIADAVTIPVIASGGVGNLDHLAEGIRDGHATAVLAASIFHFGEYTIREAKEAMRDAGIPVRL; translated from the coding sequence ATGCTGAAAGCAAGGGTAATCCCCTGTCTTGATGTGAAAGACGGTCGGGTTGTTAAAGGCGTCAACTTTGTTGACCTGATTGATGCAGGCGATCCGGTTGAGCAGGCCCGTATCTATGATGAACAAGGTGCGGATGAGCTTTGTTTTCTGGATATCACCGCCAGTTCCGATAACCGTGAGACCATTTATGATGTGGTCCGCCGAACAGCAGAGCAGTGCTTTATGCCGCTTACCGTTGGGGGCGGGGTGCGGACCGTGGAAGATGTTCGTAAACTTCTTCTGGCAGGTGCGGATAAGGTCTCCATTAACACCGCGGCGGTACATAATCCTGAATTTGTGCGCGAAGCGGCAGAAAAATTTGGCAGCCAGTGCATTGTTGTTGCCGTGGATGCTAAACAGGTTGCCCCCGGCAAATTTGAGATTTTCACCCATGGTGGTCGCAATCCAACAGGCATCGATGCAGTGGAGTGGGCCAAGAAAATGGCCGACTATGGCGCAGGTGAGATTTTGCTCACCTCAATGGATCGGGATGGCACGCGGGAAGGATTTAACATTCCGCTTACATCCGCGATTGCAGATGCGGTGACCATTCCTGTGATTGCCTCAGGCGGTGTTGGAAATCTGGATCACCTCGCGGAAGGGATCCGAGATGGTCATGCAACGGCCGTCCTGGCGGCGTCTATTTTCCACTTTGGTGAATACACCATACGCGAAGCAAAAGAAGCCATGCGGGATGCAGGTATCCCTGTTCGACTTTAA
- the hisA gene encoding 1-(5-phosphoribosyl)-5-[(5-phosphoribosylamino)methylideneamino]imidazole-4-carboxamide isomerase: MNLYPAIDLKDGNCVRLLRGEMDAATVFNNDPGDQARAFKDAGFKKIHLVDLNGAFEGRPVNASAVESILAATDVPAQLGGGIRDLATIEMWLEKGISRVILGTIALRDPQIVKDACKAFPGHIAVGIDARDSMVAVEGWAETSETSALDLARKFEDAGVEAIIYTDIDRDGALQGVNVEATAELARNISIPVIASGGVASIEDIKNLLAVQDSGIEGVIIGRALYDGRIDPAEAMKLVEG, from the coding sequence ATGAACCTCTATCCTGCAATTGACCTGAAAGATGGAAACTGTGTCCGCTTGCTTCGCGGTGAAATGGACGCGGCCACTGTGTTTAATAATGATCCTGGCGATCAGGCCCGCGCTTTCAAGGATGCGGGGTTCAAAAAGATCCATCTCGTGGATTTGAATGGTGCTTTTGAGGGCCGTCCCGTGAACGCATCTGCGGTGGAAAGTATTCTGGCTGCAACAGACGTTCCGGCGCAGCTTGGCGGCGGTATTCGGGATCTTGCAACCATTGAAATGTGGCTGGAGAAGGGTATCAGCCGCGTGATCCTTGGAACGATTGCCTTGCGAGACCCACAAATCGTCAAAGATGCCTGTAAAGCGTTCCCGGGTCATATTGCCGTAGGTATTGACGCGCGCGACAGCATGGTCGCCGTTGAAGGCTGGGCAGAGACCAGCGAGACATCTGCGTTGGATCTTGCACGTAAGTTTGAGGATGCTGGGGTTGAGGCCATTATTTACACTGACATTGATCGCGATGGGGCGTTGCAAGGTGTAAATGTAGAAGCCACGGCGGAGCTTGCCCGCAACATTTCTATTCCGGTGATTGCTTCGGGTGGTGTGGCGTCGATTGAAGACATCAAGAACCTGTTGGCAGTGCAGGATAGTGGCATTGAAGGTGTGATTATTGGTCGCGCGCTTTATGATGGCCGTATTGATCCGGCAGAAGCCATGAAACTGGTGGAGGGGTAA
- a CDS encoding GNAT family N-acetyltransferase, with protein MTSGSSKIQQPVIELVTKLASGDLSDLCDAADQAILDGNGFGWLTPPERSKQEAFWKGVMMMPVRELYCARLEGSIVGTGQLVKPFSNNEASGHIAQVSTFFIAPYARGHGLALGLLAVIEQSARKQGFTRLEVDVRETQKAAISLIENSGFERWAIKEKYAYVGDRYVRGFYYVKDLETVEEL; from the coding sequence ATGACCTCTGGATCATCTAAAATTCAGCAACCTGTTATCGAACTGGTTACAAAGCTGGCCTCGGGGGATCTATCAGATCTATGCGATGCAGCGGATCAGGCCATTTTGGATGGAAACGGGTTTGGTTGGCTTACTCCACCTGAACGTTCAAAGCAGGAAGCTTTCTGGAAAGGTGTCATGATGATGCCCGTGCGGGAGCTGTATTGCGCGCGCCTTGAAGGCTCCATTGTGGGGACAGGGCAGTTGGTCAAACCGTTCTCCAATAATGAAGCAAGCGGGCATATCGCACAGGTCTCCACCTTCTTCATTGCGCCATATGCGCGGGGCCACGGACTGGCGCTAGGGCTTCTGGCGGTTATTGAACAATCAGCACGCAAGCAGGGCTTTACGCGCCTTGAAGTTGATGTGCGTGAAACACAAAAAGCGGCGATTTCCCTGATCGAAAACAGTGGCTTTGAACGCTGGGCCATTAAAGAGAAATATGCCTATGTTGGAGACCGTTATGTGCGCGGTTTCTACTATGTAAAAGATTTGGAAACGGTAGAAGAATTATGA
- the hisH gene encoding imidazole glycerol phosphate synthase subunit HisH, translated as MMITIIDYGSGNLRSAAKAFERAALAVDYAGEVIVTSDPEVAAKADRIVLPGVGAYKDCRQGLDAVSGMYDAIEEAVQKRGIPFFGICVGMQLMATRGVEHGITEGFNWIEGDVVKLEPADKTLKIPHMGWNELEISSDHILLDGINPGAHVYFVHSYHMQPTSADNVLATVDYAGPVTAIVGRDNMIGTQFHPEKSQEAGLRLIGNFLNWKP; from the coding sequence ATGATGATTACAATTATCGACTATGGATCCGGCAACTTGAGATCGGCAGCCAAGGCGTTTGAACGCGCGGCCCTAGCTGTAGACTACGCCGGAGAGGTTATTGTTACCAGTGATCCCGAAGTGGCAGCCAAGGCGGACAGAATTGTTCTGCCTGGTGTTGGTGCCTATAAGGATTGCCGCCAGGGGCTTGATGCGGTCAGTGGTATGTATGATGCCATTGAAGAAGCCGTTCAGAAGCGAGGCATTCCCTTCTTTGGCATTTGCGTTGGCATGCAGTTGATGGCCACACGTGGTGTGGAGCACGGCATCACAGAAGGCTTTAACTGGATCGAAGGTGATGTGGTTAAGCTGGAGCCAGCGGATAAAACACTGAAAATTCCGCATATGGGATGGAATGAACTGGAAATTTCCAGCGATCACATTCTGCTGGATGGCATTAATCCGGGCGCACACGTGTATTTTGTTCACAGCTATCACATGCAGCCAACGAGTGCTGATAATGTGCTGGCGACAGTGGATTATGCAGGGCCGGTTACCGCTATTGTGGGCCGTGATAATATGATCGGGACGCAGTTTCACCCTGAAAAAAGTCAGGAAGCCGGTCTCAGATTGATCGGGAACTTCCTGAACTGGAAACCATAA
- the hisB gene encoding imidazoleglycerol-phosphate dehydratase HisB, translating to MREGRVTRNTKETQIEVWLDLDGTGQYDVETGIGFLDHMLENFSKHSLIDLKVRAKGDLHIDFHHTTEDTGIAIGMAVAEALGDLKGITRYASSYIPMDETLSRVSLDISNRPYLIWKVDFSRDKLGDMDTELFKEWFQAFAMAAGITLHVENLYGENNHHIIESCYKGLARAMREATEIDPRRADTVPSTKGVLGGSL from the coding sequence ATGCGTGAAGGTCGTGTTACACGGAATACCAAGGAGACCCAGATTGAAGTCTGGCTCGATCTTGATGGTACCGGACAATATGATGTAGAGACAGGTATCGGCTTTTTGGATCATATGCTTGAGAATTTCTCAAAGCATAGCCTGATTGATTTGAAAGTCCGTGCCAAAGGCGATCTGCATATCGACTTTCATCATACGACCGAAGATACGGGTATTGCTATTGGTATGGCAGTGGCAGAAGCGCTTGGTGATCTGAAAGGGATCACCCGGTATGCATCTTCCTATATTCCAATGGATGAAACTCTGTCTCGAGTATCCCTCGATATTTCCAACCGTCCTTACCTGATCTGGAAGGTTGATTTCTCGCGCGATAAACTTGGCGATATGGATACGGAACTCTTTAAGGAGTGGTTTCAGGCTTTTGCCATGGCGGCAGGCATCACACTGCATGTGGAAAACCTGTATGGTGAGAATAATCACCATATCATTGAAAGCTGCTACAAAGGCCTTGCCCGCGCCATGCGTGAGGCAACGGAAATTGATCCACGCCGGGCTGATACTGTTCCTTCCACCAAAGGTGTGTTGGGCGGCAGCCTCTAG
- the hslV gene encoding ATP-dependent protease subunit HslV, translating to MSEQPKSWRGTTILSVRKNGKVVIAGDGQVSLGQTVIKGNARKVRRIGAGGNVIVGFAGATADAFTLFERLEAKLEQHPGNLTRACVELAKDWRTDKYLRRLEAMMAVVDKDVSLILTGNGDVLEPEDGIIAIGSGGNFALSAARALVDIDDLDAEHVARKAMKIAADICVYTNENLTVESI from the coding sequence ATGTCCGAACAACCAAAAAGCTGGCGAGGAACGACCATCCTTTCCGTTCGTAAAAACGGTAAGGTCGTGATCGCGGGCGATGGACAGGTCTCCCTAGGCCAAACTGTGATTAAAGGAAATGCCCGCAAGGTGCGCAGAATTGGCGCTGGCGGTAATGTGATTGTCGGCTTTGCCGGTGCAACGGCAGATGCCTTCACGCTTTTCGAACGACTGGAAGCAAAGCTGGAGCAACATCCGGGCAATCTGACCCGAGCTTGCGTAGAGCTTGCAAAAGATTGGCGTACGGACAAATATCTGCGTCGCCTTGAAGCCATGATGGCAGTGGTTGACAAAGATGTATCCCTGATCCTGACAGGTAACGGCGATGTGCTGGAACCTGAAGATGGCATTATTGCTATTGGATCCGGCGGTAACTTTGCCCTGTCTGCTGCACGCGCGCTTGTGGATATTGATGATCTCGACGCGGAACATGTCGCCCGTAAAGCCATGAAAATTGCCGCGGACATCTGTGTATATACCAACGAAAATCTGACCGTAGAGAGTATCTAG
- the hslU gene encoding ATP-dependent protease ATPase subunit HslU yields the protein MANFSPREIVNELDRHIVGQADAKRSVAIALRNRWRRQQLPEELKDEVLPKNILMIGPTGVGKTEISRRLAKLAEAPFVKVEATKFTEVGYVGRDVEQIVRDLAEVAINMVREQKRKSVTAKAEQAAEERVLDALVGEGATNETRQKFRKMLREGDLNDKEIELDLVDHGGNGMPTFEIPGMPGAQMGMLNLNDIFGKMGGQRTKPRKLKVKESYKALMDEESDKLLDEDEVVRDALKLVEDNAIVFLDEIDKICARSDRQGADVSREGVQRDLLPLIEGTLVSTKYGTIKTDHILFIASGAFHVAKPSDLLPELQGRLPIRVELTALTEEDFKRILTEPQASLLKQYVALMETEGVKLTFTEDAIEEIAKISAEVNASVENIGARRLHTILEKVLEEVSFSATDASGAEITVNAAYVKQHLGDLTTNTDLSKFIL from the coding sequence ATGGCAAATTTTAGCCCTCGTGAAATCGTAAATGAACTGGATCGTCATATTGTCGGTCAGGCAGATGCCAAACGTTCCGTTGCCATTGCACTTCGAAACCGTTGGCGCCGTCAACAGCTGCCGGAAGAGCTAAAAGACGAAGTCCTGCCAAAGAACATTCTGATGATCGGCCCAACCGGTGTTGGTAAAACCGAAATTTCCCGCCGCCTTGCCAAACTGGCAGAAGCACCCTTTGTCAAAGTCGAAGCCACAAAATTCACTGAAGTGGGGTATGTGGGCCGCGACGTTGAACAGATTGTGCGAGACCTGGCAGAGGTCGCCATCAACATGGTTCGCGAACAAAAACGCAAATCCGTAACCGCGAAAGCAGAACAGGCGGCGGAAGAGCGTGTTCTTGATGCGCTTGTCGGTGAGGGTGCAACCAATGAAACCCGCCAGAAATTCCGCAAAATGCTGCGTGAAGGGGATCTGAACGACAAAGAAATCGAACTGGATCTGGTTGATCATGGCGGCAACGGGATGCCAACTTTTGAAATCCCAGGTATGCCGGGCGCTCAGATGGGAATGCTGAACCTTAATGACATCTTCGGCAAAATGGGTGGTCAGCGCACCAAGCCGCGCAAGCTCAAAGTCAAGGAAAGCTACAAGGCCTTGATGGATGAAGAAAGCGACAAACTTCTCGATGAAGATGAAGTTGTCCGCGATGCGTTAAAACTAGTTGAGGACAATGCCATCGTCTTCCTCGACGAAATTGACAAGATCTGCGCACGTAGTGATCGTCAAGGCGCAGATGTCAGCCGCGAAGGGGTTCAGCGTGATCTGCTTCCTCTGATCGAAGGGACTTTGGTGAGCACGAAATATGGCACCATCAAAACAGACCATATCCTGTTTATCGCCTCCGGTGCCTTCCACGTGGCAAAGCCGTCAGATTTGCTTCCAGAATTGCAAGGCCGTCTTCCTATCCGTGTCGAGCTGACCGCTCTCACAGAAGAAGACTTCAAACGCATTCTGACAGAACCGCAAGCGAGCCTTTTGAAACAATATGTGGCTTTGATGGAAACAGAAGGTGTGAAGCTGACCTTTACAGAAGATGCCATTGAAGAGATTGCGAAAATCTCTGCTGAGGTAAATGCGTCTGTTGAAAATATCGGCGCGCGTCGCCTTCACACGATTCTTGAAAAAGTTCTGGAAGAGGTGAGTTTTTCAGCAACCGATGCATCTGGTGCAGAAATTACTGTAAATGCTGCCTATGTG